The following DNA comes from Oncorhynchus masou masou isolate Uvic2021 chromosome 21, UVic_Omas_1.1, whole genome shotgun sequence.
cctctcccagcggtccatcctctccatcatctgatcCAGCGCTGATCCGAtgcgatggaggatggacgtgtgatgaaggacACACTCCTCCATCgcagggagaggggtggtcgctgctcctgctgactccatactTTTGGTGCGGGCTTCTGTAATTCTCGaagagtgatgggtgtggagtcaggcgcagagagcagaggattcGGGAAAAAACGTACAATGGGTGACGCCGAACACAGGCGTAATACACTCTACCCAAGTACAAACTGGTACCCCACCGGACAGCGGAAAAACCCAACAATAATCAGGAACACCTCTTGACATAACAgtaacaagcccgcacaaacacagGCGGGCTAAccgaacttaaataaccccaacccaaaaaacccaacaaggaacaggtgaaaccaattagacaaaaccaaacgaaaaggggaaaaagggatcggtggcagctagtcgaccggcgacgacgagcgccgagtggcacccgaacgggaaggggagccaccttcggtgataTTCGTGACACAAGGTGTATTTTTTGGTTCAACACATTAAATGTTTGAGCTTAGGTTTTGTACATTTCTCTGATCAAATAAATCATACATCAATTTCAAAACACCTGTTACAGTTTTTGGATTCAAGGTCAGGATTTGATATAAGGATTTTAGCATACATCTGTAAATTCACTTGAAAGTGGCATCCAGAGTGCAAATTATACTGTGATATTAGAGGGGTCTCTATTTTTTATGGGCTTTATAGTAAAGACATGTAATTGAACTTTGACCTTTTAATGTGTCATGAACACAACCAGCCATTATGTTtttatctgattgtcaaacaaatcacttcaaaaagtagaTTAAAGGAGAAGCTCACTATTTTACAACTTGATGTTAGATGGTCcctcaccctgaaagtagtctatgggTCAAGGAGAAACTGTAGTCAATGGTTCAGTTTTCTTTTATTAACAGCCATTACAAACttcagctaactttagccaccaCACACCTAACAATCAATGGAAGTGATGGGGGCATGTgaccatgtttttttttaatggccAACGTACCACCTTAAGTACCATCAAACCAAATAGGGAGTTGATTTGAATTGATTTCAGGTGATTtggacatacatttttttaaacatccaGCACTTCCATTGATTGTTAGCTTGTGTTGGCTAAAGTTAGTTGAAGTTTGTAGTGGCTGTTTAAAGAAAACTGATCAATGGATTACAGTTTCTCTTGGCCCATAGACTATTTTCAGagtgaggaaccatctaacatcaaGTTGTAAAATAGTGAACTACTCCTTGAAGTAGGTTACCTGCGCATGTTCATCTACTCCAAAATAAGTCCAGCATCTgaacagtgcactgtgcacctGCAATTTGAATAGACGGACATCTATTACAAACACCGTAAGTGGAATGATATTCAGCCTACAAAGTGGTGTGTATTCAGTATTCAGCGAGGCTTCCCCAAAAATGTATGATTTCTCATTGTGTCTATCTATGTTTAATAATTGTCCTTCATTTCGCGAGAGGCAGAAAATATTTCACCAGAGAAAGCATCTGAGCGAGGCAAACAGCACCCCTCTTTCTTAGTAtctgtagcccatgtatctgatgctatTTGGCCAAAAATAATAACACTTCATACTCTTTTTGGCCATAGAGCATTAGATACACGGGCTTCACGTGCTAAGACAGAGGGTTGCTGTTTCGCTGGCTCATATACTTTCTCAGGTGATATTGATGTCTTGCTGTAGGTGCGTGTCTTAGTCAAAATTATCAATATATTCTATATATTCAATCTGATTACCTACTTCTCCTGCCCCAGTCTAACATCCATCTCTTCTTACGGCAGGCTTGCACCTGGGGGGTAGCCTACGAGGTCACCGACTCCCAAATGGACGAGTCTCTGCAGTATCTGAATGTGAGAGAGGCTGTGCTGGGGGGCTACGCCACCAAGATGGTGGAGTTCACTCCCAGAGAGAAGTGCCAAGGGTCTCTGCTTGCCCTGGTCTACATCGCCACCTCTGACAACCCCATATATCTTGGGCCTGCCACTCCCACAGAGATAGCTTCTCAGATTGCCATCTGCAGAGGCAACACGGGCCACAACATAGAGTACCTCCTTCGCCTGGCTGAGTTCATGAGGCTGTACTGTCCTGAGGTAGAGGATGACCATCTCTTCTCCATAGAGGCAGCCGCCCTGGCTCTGCTCATCTGAACTACCAGGGCCAGTGATACCAGTGATACTCACATAAGACCAACGATACGACCACTCAATGCTACGACACGCGCAACCCTACTTGTTAATATGATCAATGTGAAGACAATGACAATATGAAGAGAGTGCGAGTCACTATAACTCATAAAAAGGGTCAACATGTCATGATCACTGTTTTTGTTGTCCATTGTTTGTGACATTGAAATGTTTTAGGTTAATGGGCAATGAGATTACAAGTACGGTGCCTTATGTTTCTCTACAAGGTGTGTAAAGGGAAATCTGAAATTCTTATATTTCCTGCAATCTTGTGCAAAAATGGTGACAGAATTCACCTTAACCTTTCCCAGTAACTTGGTTAGTAAGGACTATGTTTGTACACAAATCTGCTTTCTAGTATAGCCATGAACAGCATTTATTGTATACTTTGATTACATATCAAAGAATAACTTAATCATACAGTAGTCTTGCATTGCGTACAAGACTCCTAGGGTCTTTTACTATGACGACATAGAGGCTGGCTGACAGAAGAATGTACTCATATAAAACAGAAAATGTAACCTTTACCTCAGTGGCATACCACAGTTTCACCTTAACATTACACCATGCAGTCTGAGATTATTAAAGCTATATAACAACATCCTACCTTTTCCCAGCAACAAGAGATATGTCTTATGTAGAGAAATTGGGAGCCTATCTAAATGAAGGAAGCTAGTGATTTGAACAACTATGAAGAGACTCTATCTTTCAATTTCCTGATGCAGAATCAGActccttatccattaggccacacAGTCTATGATTATTAAATCTACATAACAATGTCCGAACTTTTCCAGGCAACAAGAGACATgtcttatttagggaaattgggAACCTGTCTAAATAAGTAAAGCTAGTGAAATTAAAAGACCATGAAGGAACTCGAAACCTCAATCTTCTAATTCAAATTCCGACatcttatccattaggccactcaGTCTAATTctacacagtgccttcggaaagtattcagaccccttgactttttccacattttgttccagTACAGTGTTATTCTAGagttgattaaatagtttttttcccctcatcaacctacacacaataccccataacgacaaagcaaaaaatgGTTTCTAGAAAtggttgcaaatgtattaaacataaaaaatggaaatatttaatttacataagtattcagaccctttactcagtactttgttgaagcacctttggcagcgataaccGCTtagaatcttcttgggtatgatgctacaagcttggcccacttgtatttggggagtttctcccaatcttctctgcagatcctctcaagctctgtcaggttggatggggagcgttgctccacagctattttcgattgggttcaagtctgggctctggctgggccactcaaggacatttagagacttgtcccggaaccattcctgtgttgttttggctgtgttcttagggtcgttgtcctgttgaaggtgaaccttcgccccggtctgaggtcctgagcgctctggagcaggttttttatcaaggagctctctgtactttgcgccgttcatctttgcctcaatcctgactcgtctcctGCTGCTGAAAATCATCTctacagcataatgctgccaccaccatgcttcaccatagtgacggtgccagttttcctccagacgtgaagcttggcattcaagccaaagttcaatcttggtttcatcagaccagagaatcttgttttggcaaactccaagcgggctgtcttgtgcctttaactgaggagtggcttccatctggccattctaacataaaggcctgattggtggagagcttcagatatggttgtccttctggaaggttccccatctccacagaggaacactagagctctgtcagagtgaccatcgggttcttggtcacctccctgaccaaggcccttctctacCGATTGCTCAACttggtcgggcggccagctctaggaagagtcttgatggttccaaacttcttccatttaagaatgatgggggccactgtgttcttggggaccttcaatgctgcagacatttttggtactcttccccagatctctacggacaattccttcaacctcatggcttgggttttgctctgacatgcactgtgtctttccaaatcatgccaatcaattaaatttaccacaggttgactccaatcaagttgtagatgatgaatggaaacaggatgcacctgagctcaattttgagtttcatagcaaaggttctgaatacttatgtaaatatgttttattttttactttcaatacatttgcaaaatgtctTAAAACTGGttgtcactttgtcattatggcgtatcgtgtgtagattgataagggaaaaAATGTactaaatccattttagaataagactgtaacgtaacaaattgtggaaaaagtcaaggggtttgaatactttccaaatgcactgtaacttCCTACAAtaatacacatttttccatggggcaaGGAGACGTGTTCATGACGTGTTTATGATGTGTTCATATGCTatctggagggggaggggaccTCTAGGGGGCCTCCCCtccaaaaataaatatatacactcggtggccagtttattaggtacatcaCCCCATTCTCCTACAGACAGGGAGTCATGTGGCcttggcttgctatataaagcaggcagagaGGCATTGAGGCATTctgttactgttcgattgaacgttagaaGAGGGCAAAATGTGTGACCTAAGCAACTTTGAGCGTGATCATCGGTGCCAGGCGCGTTGGTTCTAGTATCTCAGAAATGGCCcacctcctgggcttttcacacacgacagtgtctagggtttatagggaatggtgcaacaaacaaaaaatatccagtcagtggcagtcctGTGAGTGAAAAAATCTCATTGATGAGAGGTCAAAGGAGAAtagcaagaatcgtgcaagctaagaggcgggccacaaacaggcaaaaaACGGAGCAATACAAAAGTGGTGTGCAGAATGGCATCTCGGAATGCACAACTTgtcggtccttgtcacggatAGAATATTGCAGCAGAAGACAACCACACCAGgctccactcctatcagctaaaacaAAAACAAGTGTCTCCAGTCGGCACGCGATCACCAgaactggacaattgaggagtggaaaaacattgcctggtccaacgaatcccggttcctgttgcgtcatactcatggcagagtcaggatttggcataagcagcatgagtccatggccccatcttGCCTGGTGTCAATAGTACATGATGGTGGCGGTAGTGTAATGGCGTGGGGAATGTTTTCTTGGGAcatgttaggtcccttgatacgaATTGATAAATGTTTCCATGACCCGAAGACTTCAGGCTGTTTTGGAGGCAAAGGGGGATCTGACCCGGTGCTAGATGGGTGTACATAATAAACTGGCCAtatatacagtggcttgtgaaagtgtTCACCCCCTtgcatttttcttattttgttgccttacaacctggaattaaaatagatttttgggggtgTTTGTATcacttgatttacacaacatgcctaccactttgaagatgcaaaatattttttattgtgtaacaaacaagaaataagacaaaaaacaaaaaacttgGGCATGCGTaatcattcacccccccccccccccccccccccccccagagtcaatactttgtagagccacctttgtAGCAATTACAACTGCAAgtatcttggggtatgtctctataagcttggcacatctaaacACTGGGATTCTTGCCCAtttttcaaggcaaaactgctccagctccttcaagttggatgggttccgctggtgtacagcaatctttaagtcattccGTAGATTCTCAATTTGAT
Coding sequences within:
- the LOC135507395 gene encoding glutathione-specific gamma-glutamylcyclotransferase 1-like, whose amino-acid sequence is MKLLDITVSEKPSLWIFGYGSLVWKPDFKYKRNYVGYIKGFSRRFWHGDNFHRGDKDLPGRVVTLVEDHDACTWGVAYEVTDSQMDESLQYLNVREAVLGGYATKMVEFTPREKCQGSLLALVYIATSDNPIYLGPATPTEIASQIAICRGNTGHNIEYLLRLAEFMRLYCPEVEDDHLFSIEAAALALLI